A region from the Pseudomonas promysalinigenes genome encodes:
- a CDS encoding aspartate aminotransferase family protein, with amino-acid sequence MTMVNGFTAADAERLPASERELVARRERALGPAYRLFYERPLHIVRGDGVWLYDAEGKRYLDAYNNVASVGHCNPHVVKAICDQAHVLNTHTRYIHEGILDYAEKLLATFPAELNHVMFTCTGSEANDLALRIARQYTGGTGVIVTQLAYHGITEQVAATSPSLGAGVPLGQCVRTVRAPDAYRLGAENVSRIFAEDVRRAIDDMRSAGIKPAALLFDGIFASDGVLSDPAGFAKEAVELAQSEGLLYIADEVQSGFGRTGSSMWGFQRHGVKPDIVTMGKPMGNGQPIAAAVMRTEVVEEFGRTARYFNTFGGNPVSCAAGNAVLEVIENEGLLENCANVGAYLKAGIAELALRYPVIGDVRGSGLFIGVELVTDRASKAPAAKATTQVVNGLRNRGVLISSAGPMENILKVRPQLIFQREHADLFIETLEHVLRELP; translated from the coding sequence ATGACCATGGTTAACGGATTCACCGCAGCAGATGCCGAGCGCCTGCCTGCGTCAGAACGTGAACTGGTGGCCCGCCGAGAGCGCGCACTGGGCCCTGCCTACCGGTTGTTCTACGAACGCCCTTTGCACATTGTCAGGGGCGATGGCGTCTGGCTCTATGATGCCGAGGGCAAACGTTACCTGGATGCGTACAACAATGTCGCATCGGTCGGGCATTGCAACCCACATGTGGTCAAAGCGATCTGTGATCAGGCGCACGTGCTCAATACCCACACCCGTTACATTCACGAAGGCATTCTCGATTACGCCGAGAAGCTGTTGGCGACGTTCCCTGCCGAACTGAATCACGTAATGTTTACTTGCACAGGCAGCGAAGCAAACGATCTGGCGCTGCGAATTGCCCGGCAATACACCGGTGGTACCGGCGTGATCGTGACTCAACTCGCCTACCACGGAATCACTGAGCAGGTTGCAGCGACATCACCTTCACTTGGCGCCGGTGTGCCTCTCGGCCAGTGCGTGCGTACCGTGCGAGCCCCTGATGCTTATCGCTTAGGTGCAGAAAATGTCTCACGGATTTTTGCCGAAGACGTGCGCAGAGCAATCGACGACATGCGCAGTGCAGGCATCAAGCCTGCGGCCCTGCTGTTTGATGGGATCTTTGCAAGCGACGGTGTGCTATCCGATCCCGCTGGCTTCGCCAAGGAGGCAGTCGAACTTGCACAGTCCGAAGGCCTCCTGTACATCGCCGACGAAGTGCAATCAGGCTTTGGCAGGACCGGCTCCAGCATGTGGGGCTTCCAACGCCACGGAGTAAAACCTGACATCGTCACCATGGGTAAACCCATGGGCAATGGCCAGCCGATTGCGGCAGCAGTGATGCGCACCGAAGTTGTCGAAGAGTTCGGTCGCACGGCGCGCTACTTCAATACCTTTGGCGGTAACCCAGTGTCGTGTGCCGCTGGCAACGCGGTGCTGGAAGTCATCGAGAACGAAGGACTGTTGGAAAACTGCGCAAATGTTGGCGCCTACCTCAAAGCCGGTATTGCAGAACTCGCCTTGCGCTACCCCGTAATCGGCGATGTACGCGGCAGCGGTCTTTTCATCGGTGTAGAGCTGGTGACAGACCGTGCCAGCAAAGCACCCGCAGCGAAGGCGACAACGCAAGTTGTAAACGGCTTGCGCAATAGAGGTGTACTGATCAGTTCCGCCGGCCCCATGGAGAACATCCTGAAGGTACGCCCACAACTGATCTTCCAGCGTGAGCACGCCGACCTGTTCATCGAAACGCTGGAGCATGTGCTGCGCGAACTGCCTTAA
- the speB gene encoding agmatinase: MTKTFHQPLSGNEMPRFGGIATMLRLPHFPTPEGLDVAFIGVPLDIGTSLRAGTRFGPRSIRAESVMIRPYNMATGAAPFDSLSIADIGDVAINTFNLPAAVKIIEEAYHGYLEHDIIPMTLGGDHTITLPILRAIHRKHGKVGLVHIDAHADVNDEQFGEKLAHGTTFRRAVEEGLLDCDRVVQIGLRAQGYTAEDFNWCRKQGFRVVQAEECWHKSLTPLMEEVRAKVGGGPVYLSFDIDGIDPAWAPGTGTPEIGGLTTIQAMEIIRGCNGLDLVGCDVVEVSPPYDLTGNTSLLGANLLYEMLCVLPGVIRR, translated from the coding sequence ATGACCAAGACTTTTCATCAACCGCTCAGCGGTAACGAGATGCCACGCTTCGGAGGCATCGCCACCATGCTGCGCCTCCCACATTTTCCAACCCCCGAGGGCTTGGATGTAGCATTCATCGGTGTGCCACTCGATATCGGCACATCCTTGCGGGCAGGCACCCGCTTCGGCCCACGCTCGATTCGCGCAGAATCGGTGATGATCCGCCCCTATAACATGGCCACCGGTGCCGCGCCCTTCGACTCTTTGAGCATCGCTGATATCGGTGACGTGGCGATCAACACGTTCAACCTTCCAGCCGCCGTGAAAATCATCGAAGAGGCATACCACGGCTACCTGGAGCACGACATCATTCCGATGACGCTGGGCGGCGACCACACCATCACCCTGCCCATTCTCCGTGCCATCCACAGAAAGCATGGCAAGGTCGGCCTGGTGCACATCGACGCGCATGCCGACGTCAACGATGAGCAGTTCGGTGAAAAGCTAGCCCACGGCACTACCTTCCGCAGAGCGGTGGAAGAAGGCCTACTTGATTGCGATCGCGTGGTGCAGATCGGCCTGCGTGCCCAAGGCTACACCGCCGAAGACTTCAACTGGTGCCGCAAACAGGGCTTTCGCGTGGTTCAGGCCGAGGAATGCTGGCACAAATCACTGACGCCGCTGATGGAGGAAGTCCGAGCAAAAGTCGGCGGTGGGCCGGTCTACCTGTCCTTCGACATTGACGGCATCGACCCTGCGTGGGCGCCAGGTACAGGCACTCCAGAAATCGGCGGCCTTACCACTATCCAGGCCATGGAAATTATTCGTGGCTGCAACGGTTTGGACTTGGTCGGATGTGACGTTGTGGAAGTCTCGCCGCCGTACGATCTGACTGGCAACACGTCTCTTCTGGGAGCCAACCTGCTCTACGAAATGCTTTGTGTACTGCCAGGCGTAATCCGTCGGTAG
- a CDS encoding purine-cytosine permease family protein, whose translation MSHQQDSHVSLTQIETFGVERIPDHERCATPFDLFRMIFGGANTFATCMLGAFPVLFGLSFWAGAASIVIGVLLGSIILSPVSLLGPINGTNNAVSSGAHFGVHGRVVGSFLALLVAIAFFSIGVWSAGDALLGALHRMIGLPESDWVLATIYAFFALLVLVICIYGFQFMLWVNKIAVWSATILFFVGIFAFKDTFNADFAGTVSLVHPDTFWPAFIGSTLLAMSNPISFGASIGDWARYIPDTTPKYRIIGATILAQLATLSPFLFGLATACIVAEHAPQYMADNNYIGGLLAVAPGWYFLPLAMIAFIGGFSTGTASLYGVGLDMSSLVPNIFTRAKATLVIGLVAVAFIFVGRFGFNLVQSVSTFAVLIVTCTTPWMVVLGLGLIVRRGFYHADDLQVFTRGLRGGAYWFHNGWNWRGLGAWIPSAIIGLCFVNIPGQFVGPLAGLAGDIDISLPVSLLLSAALYWTLLMFFPEPSVVYGPKGPFGLPSPDVLSPNAQKTIMRHIGR comes from the coding sequence ATGTCGCATCAACAGGATAGTCACGTCTCGCTGACCCAGATCGAGACCTTTGGTGTTGAACGCATTCCCGATCATGAGCGATGCGCTACGCCGTTTGACCTCTTCCGAATGATTTTCGGCGGAGCCAATACTTTTGCAACTTGCATGCTGGGTGCATTCCCGGTTCTGTTCGGTTTGTCCTTCTGGGCTGGGGCCGCATCCATCGTAATCGGCGTATTGCTGGGTTCGATAATTCTATCGCCAGTGTCACTGCTAGGGCCGATCAATGGTACCAACAACGCAGTTTCCTCCGGCGCACACTTTGGTGTTCACGGTCGTGTCGTGGGTTCGTTCCTGGCGCTATTGGTAGCGATCGCGTTTTTCTCGATCGGAGTCTGGAGCGCCGGCGATGCACTGTTAGGCGCACTCCATCGAATGATCGGCCTGCCGGAATCGGATTGGGTACTGGCCACCATCTATGCCTTCTTTGCACTACTGGTGCTGGTGATCTGCATCTATGGCTTCCAGTTCATGCTGTGGGTCAACAAGATCGCGGTCTGGAGCGCAACAATCCTGTTCTTCGTCGGCATCTTTGCCTTCAAGGACACCTTCAATGCGGACTTCGCCGGGACCGTATCGTTGGTGCATCCTGACACCTTCTGGCCAGCCTTCATCGGTTCTACTTTGTTGGCTATGAGCAACCCGATCTCGTTCGGCGCCTCCATTGGTGACTGGGCGCGCTACATTCCCGACACCACCCCAAAGTACCGCATCATCGGTGCAACCATCCTCGCTCAACTAGCGACACTGTCACCCTTCCTGTTCGGCCTGGCCACAGCTTGCATCGTCGCGGAGCACGCGCCGCAGTACATGGCAGACAACAACTATATCGGAGGGCTGCTGGCCGTAGCCCCTGGCTGGTACTTCCTGCCGCTGGCCATGATTGCCTTCATCGGTGGTTTCTCCACCGGCACGGCCTCCCTGTATGGCGTTGGCCTCGACATGTCTAGCCTGGTGCCGAACATTTTCACCCGCGCCAAAGCCACGTTGGTGATTGGCCTTGTGGCGGTAGCGTTCATCTTCGTCGGCCGCTTTGGCTTCAACCTTGTACAGAGCGTTTCGACCTTTGCCGTGCTGATCGTCACCTGTACTACGCCATGGATGGTTGTCCTGGGCCTAGGGCTGATCGTGCGTAGGGGCTTCTATCACGCTGACGACTTGCAAGTATTCACCCGAGGACTTCGCGGCGGTGCTTACTGGTTCCACAACGGCTGGAACTGGCGCGGCCTGGGCGCCTGGATTCCAAGCGCAATCATTGGACTGTGCTTCGTCAACATCCCCGGTCAGTTCGTAGGACCGCTGGCAGGCCTGGCCGGCGATATCGATATCAGCCTGCCAGTGTCGTTGCTGCTTTCGGCGGCTCTCTACTGGACATTGCTGATGTTTTTCCCCGAACCCTCTGTCGTGTATGGCCCGAAAGGCCCCTTTGGCCTGCCATCACCGGACGTCCTGAGTCCGAATGCTCAAAAAACAATAATGCGCCATATCGGTCGCTGA
- a CDS encoding transporter substrate-binding domain-containing protein, whose product MRKITLALSMFAIVSGFGSAYANEMLKPDFIADGEFKVCSDPSFPPLEFFEKAGDKDPIGFDADMVRALAKHWDVRPGFFVTEFTGLLPGLEANRCDAVISGTLITPERTQKLKAVGYLATSNVVIGSSKSTLKMTSLEDLSGQVVAIQSGTNNVKIMSELNNRLAAAGKPQATVQTYPKQSDAIQQLLLGRAAASISQATEYAYRDLLNPGQLQTLYTFPEKQIFGVYIRPIEGNVKALEQALAALRSQGEMKTIAEKWKLPSVNVEQLNP is encoded by the coding sequence ATGCGCAAAATCACTCTTGCCTTGTCCATGTTCGCGATTGTCAGTGGCTTTGGCAGCGCTTACGCCAATGAGATGTTGAAACCAGATTTCATCGCAGATGGTGAATTCAAGGTCTGTTCGGACCCATCCTTTCCGCCCCTGGAGTTTTTCGAGAAGGCCGGCGACAAAGACCCCATCGGGTTCGATGCCGATATGGTGCGAGCCCTGGCAAAGCACTGGGACGTCCGCCCAGGTTTCTTCGTAACCGAGTTTACCGGACTGCTCCCAGGGCTTGAGGCCAATCGCTGCGATGCCGTGATCAGCGGGACCTTGATCACTCCAGAACGGACGCAGAAGCTGAAGGCGGTTGGCTATCTGGCGACATCCAATGTGGTGATCGGGTCGAGCAAGTCGACCTTGAAAATGACCAGTCTTGAGGATCTCAGTGGCCAGGTCGTGGCGATCCAGTCCGGTACCAATAACGTCAAGATCATGAGTGAGCTGAACAACCGCCTGGCTGCTGCCGGCAAACCTCAGGCCACCGTCCAGACCTATCCCAAACAAAGCGATGCCATCCAGCAGTTGCTGCTGGGCCGCGCAGCCGCGTCAATCTCTCAAGCGACCGAATACGCCTACCGCGACCTGTTGAACCCAGGCCAGTTACAAACCCTGTACACCTTCCCGGAAAAGCAGATTTTCGGCGTCTACATCCGGCCGATCGAAGGCAACGTCAAAGCGCTGGAACAAGCCCTGGCAGCGCTACGCAGCCAAGGTGAGATGAAGACCATCGCCGAAAAATGGAAATTGCCCAGCGTCAACGTGGAGCAACTGAACCCGTAA
- a CDS encoding amino acid ABC transporter permease, which produces MHFDFDVFISALTSYAFFKGACITLALALLSHSVGIALSIPAALALDGPPTVWRTALRSVLSVFRGAPTLLQLLFVWNALPQFFPVLQQAWFTPFIAAWIALSVNEAAYQVEINRAALKAIDPGQYSAGHALGLSRWHTLRHVILPQAARIGIPPTANEFITLLKITSLASVISLQELMAVTSQTVSTTFQFSEYYAVALVYYLVMVYTLSGLQARLERRMAWDAPTEAITRVSFVQRTMARLRRA; this is translated from the coding sequence ATGCATTTCGACTTCGATGTTTTTATCAGCGCTCTGACCTCTTACGCGTTCTTCAAGGGCGCGTGCATCACCCTAGCGCTGGCCTTGTTGTCACATTCGGTGGGGATCGCCCTATCGATCCCAGCCGCGCTGGCACTGGACGGTCCGCCGACAGTCTGGCGGACGGCGCTGCGCTCGGTACTTAGCGTTTTCCGTGGGGCGCCTACGCTGCTGCAACTGCTGTTCGTGTGGAACGCCCTGCCGCAGTTCTTTCCCGTTTTGCAGCAGGCGTGGTTCACCCCATTCATCGCGGCCTGGATCGCCCTCAGCGTGAATGAGGCGGCGTACCAAGTTGAGATCAACCGGGCGGCACTCAAAGCGATTGATCCGGGGCAATACAGCGCCGGTCATGCGCTGGGGCTTTCGCGCTGGCACACGCTGCGCCATGTGATTCTGCCGCAAGCGGCGCGCATCGGTATTCCGCCGACCGCCAACGAGTTCATCACCCTGCTGAAAATCACCTCGCTGGCCTCGGTGATTTCCCTGCAAGAGCTGATGGCGGTCACTTCACAGACGGTCTCCACCACGTTCCAGTTCTCGGAGTACTACGCGGTGGCATTGGTCTACTACCTGGTCATGGTCTACACGCTGAGCGGCTTGCAAGCTCGCCTGGAACGGCGCATGGCCTGGGATGCACCCACCGAAGCGATAACTCGCGTGAGCTTTGTTCAACGCACCATGGCTCGCCTACGGCGCGCATGA
- a CDS encoding amino acid ABC transporter ATP-binding protein: protein MSEMILLHQVNKRYGDFHVLQDIEMTVQPGEKIVICGPSGSGKSTLIRCINRLAPHDSGTIIVEGHDISKSRGSQFARREVGMVFQNFNLFPHMSVLDNCTLAPMKVRGLSRDAAEALAQGYLNRVHIGTHAHKKPCQLSGGQQQRVAIARALCMSPKVMLFDEPTSALDPEMVGEVLEVMTGLAKDGMTMLCVTHEMDFARKVADRVVFMDAGRIVETAPPKTFFEAPQSPRARAFLSQIHH from the coding sequence ATGAGCGAAATGATCCTGCTCCACCAAGTCAACAAACGGTATGGCGACTTCCATGTCCTCCAGGACATCGAAATGACTGTGCAACCGGGTGAGAAGATCGTCATTTGCGGGCCCTCCGGCTCAGGCAAGTCGACCCTAATCCGCTGTATCAATCGGTTGGCACCGCACGACAGCGGGACGATCATCGTCGAGGGTCACGACATCAGCAAAAGCCGGGGCAGCCAATTCGCCCGACGCGAAGTAGGCATGGTCTTCCAGAACTTCAACCTGTTCCCGCACATGTCGGTGCTCGACAACTGCACCTTGGCGCCGATGAAAGTCCGCGGCCTGTCGCGTGATGCCGCCGAAGCACTGGCCCAGGGTTACCTGAACCGTGTCCATATCGGTACCCATGCACACAAGAAGCCGTGCCAACTGTCCGGTGGCCAGCAACAACGCGTAGCTATCGCCCGGGCATTGTGCATGAGTCCTAAGGTGATGCTGTTCGACGAACCGACTTCCGCGTTGGACCCGGAAATGGTCGGTGAGGTGCTGGAGGTGATGACCGGTCTAGCGAAGGACGGTATGACCATGTTGTGCGTAACGCATGAAATGGACTTCGCTCGCAAGGTAGCTGATCGAGTGGTGTTCATGGACGCTGGCCGGATCGTTGAAACCGCCCCTCCAAAAACCTTTTTTGAAGCCCCGCAAAGCCCACGCGCTCGCGCATTCCTGTCGCAAATACACCACTGA
- a CDS encoding 5-guanidino-2-oxopentanoate decarboxylase, with the protein MTTCAEYLVNQLQAWSVDTVFGIPGVHTIGLYRGLPKSSIRHVTPRHEQGIGFMADGYARVTGKPGVCFCITGPGMTNIATALGQAYADSIPILVISSVNERSRLGLGNGYLHELPSQRNLIAGVTAFSHTVLSLEQLPQVLLQAFSLFRSGRPQPVHIEIPLDLIELDASHLPILELPRQGRLAPDPELISAAAKLLLSAERPLLLVGGGCQASFEKVRLLAAALDAPTACTINAKGVLPNGHPLALGSNQSLDPVRRLAAQADVILAIGTELAETDYDVVFNGGFKLNGKIIRIDVDPTQLNRNYVPSIALPADAELAIDALLKHLPVRTLSHESVGAQRAAAVREEILQDLQGWADYTHLFDVINQALPDARYVGDSTQTVYSGNHLVELDGPRRWFNASTGYGTLGYALPAAIGAKIADPQSPVVCLIGDGGLQFTLGEMSSAIEANAPIIVLLWNNNGYGEIKTAMERRDVQPLGVDIYTPEFKAIAQGFGWKAVRASDHQDLSSLLVEAAQSRVPTLIEVCEAAPFATAQ; encoded by the coding sequence ATGACAACCTGTGCGGAGTATTTGGTTAATCAATTGCAGGCCTGGAGCGTCGACACTGTATTCGGCATACCCGGGGTGCACACCATTGGTCTATATCGCGGCCTGCCCAAAAGCAGCATTCGCCATGTTACCCCACGCCATGAGCAAGGCATCGGCTTCATGGCCGACGGCTACGCCCGAGTAACCGGAAAACCTGGCGTGTGCTTCTGCATTACCGGCCCAGGCATGACTAACATCGCCACAGCATTGGGCCAGGCCTACGCAGACTCAATTCCTATTCTGGTGATTTCCAGCGTCAACGAGCGCAGCCGATTGGGATTAGGCAATGGCTACCTGCATGAGCTGCCAAGTCAGCGCAATCTGATCGCGGGTGTTACCGCGTTCAGTCATACCGTGCTGAGCCTCGAACAATTGCCCCAGGTTCTGTTGCAAGCCTTCAGCCTGTTCAGAAGCGGCCGCCCGCAGCCGGTGCATATCGAGATCCCTCTGGACCTGATAGAACTCGACGCCAGCCACCTGCCGATTCTCGAACTGCCGCGCCAAGGCCGCTTGGCCCCCGATCCCGAGCTGATCAGCGCAGCAGCCAAGCTGTTGCTCAGCGCGGAGCGACCGCTGCTGCTGGTTGGGGGCGGCTGCCAGGCATCATTCGAGAAAGTCCGCCTACTGGCAGCTGCCCTCGATGCGCCTACTGCTTGCACGATCAATGCTAAGGGCGTCCTGCCCAACGGCCATCCATTGGCACTAGGCAGCAACCAGTCACTAGACCCCGTGCGCAGGCTTGCCGCCCAAGCCGACGTGATTCTCGCAATCGGCACCGAACTGGCAGAAACCGACTATGACGTGGTCTTCAACGGCGGTTTCAAGCTAAATGGAAAGATCATCCGTATCGACGTCGATCCGACTCAGCTCAATCGCAACTACGTGCCGAGCATCGCGCTGCCGGCAGATGCCGAGCTGGCCATCGATGCGCTGCTCAAGCACTTGCCGGTCCGTACCCTGAGCCACGAAAGCGTTGGCGCCCAGCGCGCAGCAGCTGTGCGCGAAGAAATTCTCCAAGATCTACAGGGGTGGGCGGATTACACACACCTGTTCGACGTGATCAACCAGGCTCTCCCCGATGCGCGCTACGTTGGCGACTCGACCCAGACCGTCTACAGCGGCAACCACTTGGTCGAGCTAGACGGCCCGCGTCGCTGGTTCAATGCCTCTACAGGCTACGGCACGCTGGGTTATGCATTGCCTGCTGCCATCGGCGCCAAGATTGCCGACCCGCAATCGCCAGTGGTCTGTCTGATTGGGGATGGCGGCCTGCAATTCACATTGGGCGAAATGAGCAGCGCCATCGAAGCCAATGCCCCCATCATCGTTCTGCTTTGGAACAACAACGGATATGGCGAAATCAAGACCGCGATGGAGCGCCGAGACGTCCAACCACTGGGTGTGGATATTTACACCCCAGAGTTCAAAGCCATCGCCCAGGGCTTCGGCTGGAAGGCTGTTCGTGCCAGCGATCACCAGGACCTCTCTAGCTTGTTGGTCGAGGCCGCACAAAGTCGCGTGCCGACCCTTATTGAAGTCTGTGAAGCCGCACCATTCGCCACCGCGCAGTAA
- a CDS encoding aldehyde dehydrogenase — MSLSEWQRKASVLKFEGRAFIDGRYLDAVGGQQFACHSPVDGRLLTQVASCDQADVEIAVVAARRAFNSGEWSQSAPAERKRILQRLARLIEASAEELALLETLDMGKPISDSLALDIPGSWECIDWTAEAIDKVYGEVAPVPTNQLGLITREAAGVVAAIVPWNFPLQMACWKIAPALAMGNSVILKPSEKSPLTAIRIAALAKQAGIPDGVFNVLPGFGHSVGKALSLHQDIDVLAFTGSTAVAKVLLEAAGQSNMKRVWLEAGGKSPHIVFADADLDRAAEAVAAGIAFNQGEVCTAGSRLLVDASVKDQLLAKVHQALQAWQPGHPLDPQTRVGAIVDHQQMEKILEYVQIGKNEGAQLSCGGVQTMAETGGTYVMPTIFDGVSSAMRISREEIFGPVLSVLTFTDESEAIAIANDSEYGLAAGLWTTHLGRAHRVAKALRAGSVWVNQYDAGDMTAPFGGFKQSGNGRDKSLHAFDKYSELKATWINLD; from the coding sequence ATGTCGTTAAGTGAATGGCAACGCAAAGCATCCGTCTTGAAATTTGAAGGCCGTGCATTCATCGACGGTAGATACCTCGATGCCGTGGGCGGCCAGCAATTTGCCTGTCACAGTCCTGTCGATGGCCGCTTGTTGACCCAGGTCGCCAGCTGCGATCAGGCTGATGTCGAGATCGCTGTAGTAGCTGCCCGTCGTGCCTTTAACAGCGGTGAGTGGAGTCAGTCAGCGCCAGCCGAGCGCAAGAGAATCTTGCAACGCCTCGCTCGACTGATAGAGGCAAGCGCCGAGGAGCTGGCACTCTTGGAAACGCTGGACATGGGCAAACCCATCAGTGACTCCCTGGCCCTGGATATACCCGGCTCCTGGGAGTGTATCGATTGGACCGCCGAAGCCATTGACAAGGTCTACGGTGAGGTTGCGCCGGTCCCCACCAACCAACTCGGCCTGATAACCCGCGAGGCGGCGGGCGTGGTTGCCGCCATCGTGCCTTGGAATTTTCCGCTTCAGATGGCGTGCTGGAAAATTGCACCGGCGCTGGCCATGGGCAACTCGGTGATTCTCAAACCCTCGGAGAAGTCGCCGCTGACCGCCATTCGTATCGCCGCCTTGGCCAAGCAGGCGGGTATCCCGGATGGTGTGTTCAACGTGCTGCCAGGCTTTGGTCACAGCGTCGGCAAAGCACTTTCCTTGCACCAGGATATCGACGTGCTGGCGTTTACCGGCTCCACTGCCGTGGCCAAGGTACTGCTTGAAGCCGCAGGCCAGTCCAACATGAAGCGTGTTTGGCTAGAAGCCGGCGGCAAGAGCCCACACATCGTCTTCGCCGATGCCGACCTGGACCGTGCCGCCGAGGCCGTCGCTGCCGGCATCGCTTTCAACCAAGGCGAAGTGTGTACCGCAGGCTCTCGCCTGCTGGTGGACGCATCGGTCAAGGATCAATTGCTGGCGAAAGTGCATCAGGCACTGCAAGCCTGGCAACCGGGCCACCCGTTGGATCCGCAGACCCGCGTCGGCGCCATCGTCGATCATCAGCAAATGGAAAAGATCCTCGAATACGTGCAGATCGGCAAGAATGAAGGCGCACAGTTGAGCTGCGGCGGTGTCCAGACCATGGCCGAAACAGGCGGTACCTACGTGATGCCGACCATCTTCGACGGTGTGAGCAGTGCGATGCGCATATCCCGCGAGGAAATCTTCGGGCCGGTGCTGAGCGTGCTGACCTTTACAGATGAAAGCGAAGCGATTGCGATCGCCAACGACAGCGAATACGGCCTCGCGGCAGGCTTGTGGACGACTCATCTCGGACGAGCGCATCGGGTCGCTAAAGCGCTCCGAGCAGGTAGCGTATGGGTCAACCAATACGATGCCGGCGACATGACCGCGCCCTTTGGCGGCTTCAAGCAATCGGGAAATGGCCGTGACAAGTCGCTGCATGCGTTCGACAAGTACAGTGAACTTAAGGCCACCTGGATCAACCTCGACTAG
- a CDS encoding SDR family oxidoreductase: MDMKLEGLRAVIGGGSSGLGLASAKALAAEGVQVCLVARDEVKLRQAVDQIRESGGVAVSVAADLYDVDAIQATVDAIHAAMGTPNILLLNNGGPPPAAAAAFDAALWRREVEGQLLSSIAMANAFVPQMKAQGFGRVVLIASTSVVEPIPGLALSNSLRAGLANWAKTLANELAAFGITVNTLLPGSFDTARTRDLLTRAAIESGRTLAALEAEESLQIPMRRYGAPEELGALVAFLSSPLAGYITGVRIAIDGGLCRTA, translated from the coding sequence ATGGACATGAAGCTCGAAGGTCTGCGGGCCGTGATAGGTGGCGGCAGCTCAGGGCTTGGGCTGGCCTCAGCCAAAGCACTCGCGGCTGAAGGTGTGCAGGTCTGCCTGGTCGCACGTGACGAGGTAAAGCTGCGGCAGGCGGTCGACCAGATTCGTGAGAGTGGCGGCGTCGCGGTCAGTGTAGCGGCTGACCTTTACGATGTAGATGCCATTCAGGCAACCGTCGATGCCATTCACGCGGCAATGGGCACGCCAAATATTTTGCTGCTGAACAATGGGGGGCCTCCACCAGCAGCAGCGGCCGCCTTCGATGCAGCCCTGTGGCGTAGGGAAGTCGAAGGCCAATTGTTGTCATCCATTGCCATGGCGAATGCCTTTGTGCCGCAGATGAAAGCGCAAGGCTTCGGCCGAGTAGTATTAATTGCCTCCACTAGCGTAGTCGAGCCTATTCCGGGCTTGGCCCTGTCGAATAGCCTCAGAGCAGGGTTGGCCAACTGGGCAAAGACTTTGGCCAATGAACTGGCGGCCTTCGGCATTACGGTGAATACACTGCTCCCCGGATCGTTCGACACTGCACGTACGCGCGACCTGCTAACCCGAGCTGCCATCGAATCTGGCCGCACTCTTGCTGCACTGGAGGCGGAAGAAAGTCTACAGATTCCAATGCGTCGCTATGGCGCCCCGGAGGAGCTAGGCGCTCTGGTTGCGTTTCTAAGCAGCCCACTGGCGGGATACATCACCGGCGTACGCATTGCAATTGATGGAGGCCTTTGCAGGACCGCCTGA